AAGAAAGCCGATCACCAGAAAGTTCAGCTGGTGCGGTGATGCGATCAGGGTCGCCAGCGGGCGCTCATTAACCGTCAGATGCAGCGGATATTCGGCGACCAGAGGGCGCACCGTCGGTTGCAATTCACCCCCCTGGTAGCGGTGGATGGGTAATGGGAACTGAGCGCTCATGCGTCTTCTCCTTCAGGCGTCCAGAGTCTCTTTCTTGCCCCTGCTGAAACCTTCCCTGGCTGCGAGCAGATCCAGATGCAGGGTCGCAACATCTTCGATTTCGAGGGGGAGATCCGCTCCCTTTTCGCGGCTGTCGACGACCTTGAGATAGCCGCTGCACTTGCGGCAGATATCCACCCGGTAGCCCGGCTCGCCTTCTGTGGTGAAGTACCCGAGGCTGTCGTGCTCGGTGTTGCCACAGTGGGTGCAGGTCATGCGGTGAAAACCCCAGCTGTTGCCGCACTGGCCGCACTGCAGCTTCTTCTTTCCCTCTTCGCCGCTCAGTTCGGCGATGGCCGGGAGTCCGCCGCAAACCGGGCAGTAGCCATGATCCCAGTGCTGAATCTCAGATTTAAGCCCCTGCTCCACGCAGCGTTGCAGGCCGGCGCCCAGGGCGGTGGCGAGCACGTATTCGAGGAGCGCGGGTTGGATGCCGACAGCCGTTGCCGTGCTGCTGATCGGTTCGCGATCGCGCTCGAAGACGGCGCTCAGTAGAGGGCACAGCTCAAGTTTGCCGGCCTCAAACGCATCCTGCAGGAGTTTCAGCTCGGTTTGCCCCTGTTGACCGTGCTGGTGAAGGATCTGTAGCAGCTGGGCAAAAAATTTCTCAGCTGCCGCTGCGTCGAACCTCAGCATTTCGCTGCTGATGAGCGGAAACCCCTGCTGCTGGCGCGGTCCGGCCGCGGCGAGATCGACCTCGGCCTGCAAAAAGGGATCGGCGTCTGCGAACAGCTGATAAAGGGCGGTATAAAATCGGCACACTTCAGTCAGGGCCGGTTTCGCAGCGGCCAGAGCGTTGAGTCGTTGCAGGCGTTTATTCAGCATTATCTTGTCTCCTGTAGGAAAACCAAAAGGCTTCGGTTTAAGTTTAAACGTTGTTCAGTCACCCGGCAGTCGCGGCCGGTGGATTTCGGGGACTGTCCCCGAGAGGCTTTCA
Above is a genomic segment from Geopsychrobacter electrodiphilus DSM 16401 containing:
- a CDS encoding formate dehydrogenase accessory protein FdhE, with product MLNKRLQRLNALAAAKPALTEVCRFYTALYQLFADADPFLQAEVDLAAAGPRQQQGFPLISSEMLRFDAAAAEKFFAQLLQILHQHGQQGQTELKLLQDAFEAGKLELCPLLSAVFERDREPISSTATAVGIQPALLEYVLATALGAGLQRCVEQGLKSEIQHWDHGYCPVCGGLPAIAELSGEEGKKKLQCGQCGNSWGFHRMTCTHCGNTEHDSLGYFTTEGEPGYRVDICRKCSGYLKVVDSREKGADLPLEIEDVATLHLDLLAAREGFSRGKKETLDA